The Streptomyces noursei ATCC 11455 sequence CCGAGATCGCGCGCCTGGTCGACTGCCGTGCGGCGCTGGTCGAGGAGGGCCTGGCCGCGCTCACCTGCGGGGCGTTCCACATCCGCTCGGGCGGGCGGGCGTACTTCAACACCACGCCGCTCGGCCGCGCCGTCACCGGCACGCTCCTGGTGCGGGCGATGCTCGAGGACAACGTGCAGATCTGGGGCGACGGCTCGACGTTCAAGGGCAATGACATCGAGCGGTTCTACCGGTACGGCCTGCTGGCCAACCCGAACCTGCGGATCTACAAGCCGTGGCTGGACGCGGCCTTCGTCAGCGAGCTCGGCGGCCGTAAGGAAATGTCGGAGTGGCTGCTCGCCCACGACCTGCCCTACCGGGACAGCACGGAGAAGGCCTACTCCACGGACGCCAACATCTGGGGCGCCACCCATGAGGCCAAGACCCTGGAGCACCTGGACACCGGCGTGGAGACCGTCGAGCCGATCATGGGTGTGCGGTTCTGGGACCCGAACGTCGAGATCCTCACCGAGGACGTGACGATCGGCTTCGACCAGGGCCGGCCGGTGACGGTCAACGGCAAGGAGTTCGCCTCCCCCGTCGATCTGGTCATGGAGGCCAACGCCATCGGCGGGCGCCACGGCATGGGCATGTCGGACCAGATCGAGAACCGGATCATCGAGGCCAAGAGCCGCGGCATCTACGAGGCGCCCGGCATGGCCCTGCTGCACGCCGCGTACGAGCGGCTGGTCAACGCGATCCACAACGAGGACACCCTCGCCCAGTACCACAACGAGGGGCGGCGCCTGGGCCGGCTGATGTACGAGGGGCGCTGGCTGGACCCGCAGGCGCTGATGGTGCGCGAGTCGCTGCAGCGCTGGGTCGGCGCGGCCGTCACCGGGGAGGTGACGCTGCGGCTGCGGCGCGGTGAGGACTACTCGATCCTCGACACCACCGGCCCGGCCTTCAGCTACCACCCGGACAAGCTGTCCATGGAGCGCACCGAGGACTCGGCGTTCGGCCCGGTGGACCGGATCGGCCAGCTGACCATGCGCAACCTGGACATCGCCGACTCGCGCGCCAAGCTGGAGCAGTACGCCGGCCTCGGCCTGATCGGCACCGGCAGCCCCACCATCGGCGCCTCCCAGGCCGCCGCGACCGGGCTGATCGGGACCATGCCGGAGCTGCCGGAGGGCGGCGCCGAGGCCATCGCCTCGCGGGGCGAGGTCTCCGAGGACGACGCCATGCTGGACCGGGCCGCGATGGAGTTCGGTACGGACTGACGCCGCCGGGCGGGCCGCCGCGGGGGCTGTGCGGACGGAGAAGGCCGGCTCGGCGCGGTGTGCGTCGAGCCGGCCTTCTCCGTCGGCCGGGGCCGGTGGGCGGCGCCCCCGGCTACTGCTGGACGGCGTCGGCGGTCCGGCGGGCGCGACGCCGCCTGACGCGGTCCGCGCCGATCAGCGCCGCCACCACGACGGCCGTGCCGGCGAGCTGGTGCCGGCCGTCCCCGCTGGTGGCCATGACGGCGAAGACGCCGAGGATGGCGGCGAACGCCAGCCAGGTGAGGTAGGGGAAGCCCCACATCCGCACCAGGAGCTGATCGGGCGCCTCGCGTTCCAGGCGGCGGCGCATCCTCAGCTGGGTCAGGCAGACGATCGACCAGACGACCAGCACCGAGCAGCCGGCGATGTTGAGCAGCCAGGCGAACACGGTGGTCGGCCAGATGACCCCGGCGATCACCGCCGCGAAGCCTAACACGCAGGACGCCAGCACGGCGGCGGCCGGGACGCCCCGGGTGACCTTGCCCAGGAAGCGCGGGCCCTGGCCCCGGCTGACCAGCGAGTACGCCATCCGCGAGGAGCCGTAGATGTTGGCGTTCATCGCGGAGAGCAGGGCCACCAGCACCACGATCTGCATGATCGTGCCGGCGGCCGGGATGCCGAGCCGGTCGAGCACGGTGACGTACGGGCCGTCCGTGGCGACCTTCGGGTCGTTCCACGGCACCAGGGTGACGACCACGGCCATGGAGCCGATGTAGAACACCGCGATGCGCCAGACGGCGGTGCGGACGGCGCGGGCGACGTTGTGGCTCGGCCGGTCGGACTCGGCCGCCGCGATGGTGACGGTCTCCAGGCCGGCGAAGCCGGAAATGGTGGTCAGCAGCCCCGCGGCGAGGCCGGCGGCGCCGGTCGGGAAGAAGCCGCCGTGGCCGGTGAGGTGGTGCGTGCCCGGGGCGTCGCCGAACACTCCGAGGATGCCGAGCACGCCCAGCACCAGGAACGCGACGATCACGGTGACCTTGATGGCGGCGAACCAGAACTCGAACTCGCCGAAGTTCTTGACCGCGGTCAGATTGCTGGCGCAGAAGAACGCCATGAAGATCGCCACCCAGCCGTAGGCGGGGATGAACGACACCCAGGTGTGCATGATGGCGCCCGCCGCGGTGGCCTCGGCGGCCACGCCCGCGCAGAGCATCAGCCAGTACATCCAGCCCGAGGTGGTCCCCGCCCAGGAGCCGAGTTCCTCCTCGGCGTGTACGGAGAACGAGCCGGTGGAGGGCCGGGCCGCGGACATCTCGCCGAGCATCCGCATGATCAACATGACCAGGGCGCCGGTGCCCACGAAGAGGAGCACGATGGCCGGGCCCGCCGCGGCGATGCCGACGCCGGAGCCCACGAAGAGCCCCGCGCCGATCACCCCGCCGAGCGCGATCATCGACAGATGACGCTGCTTGAGTCCGTGCGACAGCGCGGGCGCGGCATCCTGCACGGCCTGCGGGGAACCCTGGGTTGACCGGGTGAGATTCCGAGTCATGGTCGTGCCTGTTCATTGCTTGAGACGTTCGATGAGCCTGACGAGTCTGCGGGGCGGGTGGCGCGCGGGGCGTGAACGCCCGCCATTCGGACGCCGCGCTCACGCGGAGTGAGGGGGTGGATACGCCCGGAGGGTCCGATACGCCTGGAACGTTCCGGCCCGGCGCGACGAACTCCGAGCGGTGGGGCGGAAGTTCGCGCTACCGGGCGCGGTCGGGACGGGCCCGGTGGGCGGGGAAGGCTTCCGTCATGACGATTTCCACTGACGGGCCGTCCAGCGGGACGTCCGGGGCGGTGCTCGCGCGCCGGAGCGTGGTCGCGGGTGCGGTCGGCAACTTCATCGAGTGGTACGAGTTCGGTGTCTACGCGTACTTCGCCACCACCATCGCGGCCGACTTCTTCACCCCGCAGGGCGGCGGGGCCGCGGAGGCGCTGGTCAGGACGTATGCGTCGTTCGCGCTGGCGTTCTTCTTCCGGCCGGTGGGCGCGCTCCTCCTCGGCCGGGTCGGGGACCGCTACGGGCGTCGGCCGGCGCTGGTCGCCGCGGTACTGACGATGACGGCCGCGACGACGGCGATCGGCCTGCTGCCCACGTACGCCACGGTCGGTGCCGTCGCGCCCTGGCTGCTGACGGCGTTGCGGATCGTGCAGGGCCTGTCGGCCGGTGGGGAGTTCGGCGGCGCGGTCGCCCTGATGACGGAGAGCGCGCCACCCGGGAAACGGGGGGTGTACGGGGCGTGGCAGTCGCTCACCGTCGCGTTCGGGCTGCTCGGGGGTGCCGGCGCCGCGACGCTGGTGACGTCCGCCCTGACGGAGGGCCAGGTCGCGGCGTGGGGGTGGCGGCTGCCGTTCCTGGCGGCACTGCCGATGGGGTTGGGCGCGCTGTGGCTGCGGCTGCGGCTGGCGGAATCGCCCGCGTTCGTGCGAGCGGCGCGGGCGGATCGGCTACGGGTGCGGGTGGCTCCGGGGGCGTCCGCGAAGTCGACGGCGGGGCAGGCGGTGTCCGGGCCGGCGGCGGCCGGGGAGTCGGTGTCGGCGCGGACCGTGTTCGCGGTGGTGGTGGGGTGCGGGCGGCTCATGGCGTGGTCGGCGGCCGGGTACACCTTCCTCGTGGTGCTGCCGACCTACCTCCAGCAGACGGTGGGCAGGAGCGCGCAGCAGGCCCTGCTGGCCACGGTCGTCGCCAACCTCGGCTTCGCCGCCGCGATCATCCCGGCGGGCGCGTTGAGCGACCGGCTGGGCCGGCGGCCCGTGATGGCCACCGGGGCGGTCCTCGCGGCGCTGTCGGCGCTGCCCCTGCTCCACGTCGTGCGGGACCCCGGTTCCCCGGTGTGGCTGACGTGCGGCGCGGTGGCACTCGCCGGTGCCCTGGTGGGCCTGTTGGCCGGTCCGGGGCCGGCGATGCTGGCCGAGATGTTCCCCACGCAGGCCCGCCACACCGGCCTCGGCGTGGCCTATGCGCTGGCGAACGCGGTCTTCTCCGGCTGTGCGGGCCTGCTCATCACCGAACTCGTCCGCCGCACGGGCAACCCCGACGTCCCGGCGTTCTACGTCGTCGTCACCTGCGCCGTGGGGGCACTCGCCCTCGCCACCTCGCGGGACGACGGTCACCGCCGGGCGCTCCGGGACTGAGGGCCGCCGGCCGGCGGCGGACCTCCCCGGGCATCGGTCGGGACGCCGGCCGGACCACCGGCCAGGAGGCACGGCCTCCGGGCGCGTCCGAGCTTTCGCACACCCGTACTAGTGTGGAAGGTGCACTACGCACGAGGCGAGGGCGCGCACCGGGCGAGGGCGCGCATGGGACGAGGAACGATGGCGCACGGCGAGCGGGGGCTGGCGGCCGACCAGTGGCGTCACTGGCAGGAGACCTACTCCGCGCACCCCGGCATGTACGGGAGCCGGCCTTCCGCGCCGGCCCGGTATGCCGCCGAGGCGTTCCGTGCCGCCGGAGCCGCGAAGGTGCTGGAACTGGGCGCCGGCCACGGCCGCGACGCCCTGCACTTCGCCCGCGAGGGCTTCACCGTGCACGCGACCGACTTCAGCGCCACCGCCCTCGACCAGTTGCGCCACGCCGCCCGGGTCGAGGGCCTCGGCGACCGGATCACCACCTCCGTGCACGACGTCCGTGAGCCGCTGCCACTGGCGGACGACTCCACGGAGGCGGTCTTCGCACACATGCTGCTGTGCATGGCGCTGTCCACACCCGACATCCGGGCCCTGGTCGACGAGGTCCGGCGCGTCCTGCGCCCGGGGGGCGTGTTCGTCTACACGGTCCGGCACACCGGCGACGCCCACTACGAGGCCGGTACCGGACACGGCGACGACATCTACGAACACGGCGGCTTCGCCGTCCACTTCTTCTCCCGGCGCCTGGTCGACGACCTCGCCGAGGGCTGGTGCCCGGCCGAGGTCCACGCCTTCGAGGAAGGCGAACTCCCGCGCCGTCTGTGGCGCGTCACCCAGACCCTGCCCCGCTGAGCGGACCGGGCCCGGCCGCGGCGCGGAATACCCGGCGGGCGCCTCGGAGTTCCCCCTGCGACGGACTTGGGCGGCGCCAGTCGATTGCCCCGGCGCCGGTGAAGTGAAGGGAAGTTGACGCACCATGACGGGAACGACGTTCGTGATCGGGGCGGGGCCCGGCATCGGCCGGGCCGTGGCCCGGCGGTTCGCCGAGGACGGCGCGTCGGTGGCGGTGCTGGCCCGCTCCCGGTCCACCGTCGACGGCGCCGTCGCGGCGGTCGAGCAGGCCGGCGGCACGGCTCTCGGCCTGCTCGCCGACGCGGCCGACGAGGCATCGCTGCGCTCCGGCCTGGACGCCGCCGTCGAACGGCTCGGCATCCCGGACGTACTGGTCTACAACGCCGCCTGGGTCCGCTACGACCGCCCCGGCGAACTGTCCGCTGCGGAGCTGACGGCGACGCTGCGGGTCAACGTGGTCGGCGCGGTGAGCGCGGTGACGCACCTGGCTCCGCGCATGGCGGCGGCCGGTGGCGGCACCGTGCTGCTCACGTCCGGTATGCCGACCCCGCGCGCCGGGGCGACGAGCCTGTCCCTCGGCAAGGCCGCGCTGCGTGCGGCCCGTTCGGTGCTCGCCGACGAGTTCGGGCCGCGCGGGGTGCACCTCGCCACCGTCACCGTCGGCGGACCGGTCTCCCCGGGATCCGCCCTCGACCCGGACCGGATCGCCGAGCACTACCTGCGGCTCGCCCGGCAGTCGACCGGGGCGTGGGAGCACGACGTCCTGATCGAGGGCGGAGCGGTCGAGTAGCGACAGGCCCGGTGCGGCCGGCCGGCGCGATCGGTACGGCCGGCCAGTCCACGACGGGCGCCCTCCCCGTCGGGGGGCCGGTCGCCTACCGTGGCATCCATGCCGCACGGGACTCCCGGCCATGACCCGGCCTCGGCGCGGTCGCGCCGGCACATCTTCGGCGACGACGCCGAGCAGTACGACACGGCCAGACCCGGCTATCCCCCGCAACTCGTCCAGGACGTCCTGGACTTCTCCGCGCCGGCCGCGCGCGGGCCGGCGCTGGAGGTCGGTGCCGGAACGGGCAAGGCGACGCTGGCCTTCGCGCGGGCCGGCGTACCGGTGACCTGCGTCGAGCCGGACGTCCGCATGGCCCGGGTGCTGCGCCGCCGTTGCGCGGAACTGCCCGAGGTCACCGTCGAGGTCGCCGACTTCGAGAGCTGGCGCCCCCGGCGGCGCTACGGGTTGCTGTACTGCGCACAGGCATGGCACTGGGTCGATCCCGTCGCACGCTGGGACAGGGCGCGGGCCGCGCTCTCGCCCGGCGGAGCGATCGGGCTCTTCTGGAACCACTGGTTTCTCTCGTGCGGTGAGCTGACGGACCGTCTGACCGCCGCCCATGCCCGGCACGGCATCGAGATACCTGCGGACACCCTCCTCGATCCCCGCCCCCGCCCCGCGCGCCGCGGCCCCGAGTCCCGGCAGTGGCGCGAGATGACGGCGGCCGGCTTCGTCGCCCCGGAGCACCGCCTCTACACCTCCGTCCACGAACGGTCCACGTCCGCCCTGCTCGGCCTGCTCGCCTCCTACGGCGGCTACCGGGCCCTCCCCGCCCGACCCCGCGAGCGGGTCCTCGACGAGGTGGCCCGCATCGTGGACGCCCACGGCGGACACGCGCAGGTGAGGGTGACCACGAGCCTCTTCCTGGGGCGGACGGCGCGCTAGCCGTGCGTGCCGTGCCGTGACGCACACCTAGGGCGCTTCTGATGGATCTCCGTGGAAGAAGGAGCGGCGCCTGGTGCGTGCGATCGCAAGGCGCCGGGATGTCTTCATAGCGGAGCTATGGGGGCATTTCGGCAACGCCGCGAGCGTGCGTGGCAGGCGCCGCGACGCCGCGGAGATCCATCAGAAGCGCCCTAGGCCCAGGGCGGGCGGCCACCGCCGGCCCAACGGGCCAGGCCGCGGCCGTCGATCAGCCGGAGCGGTGCGGCGAGCGAGGCGTTGGCGACCTCGGCGTCGCGGGTGAAGCGGGAGGTGGTGACGATGACGGCGTGGTCGCAGCGGTGGTAGTCGCGGTACGTACCGTTCGCGGTGTAGATCGCGGGGGCGCCGACCCGGTTGCCTTCGGCGTACCGCTTGCACTGCACGGCGACCCGTCGGCCGTCGTGCAGGACGACGAGGACGTCCAGCCCCCGGTCGTTGGCGCCGCCGGAAACGGTCGCGGAGCGCACGGCGGGGTCGCGGCGGGCGAGGTCGGCGACGGCGTGCTCGAACTGGGTGCCGGTCATGTGGTGGTACGCGGCGAGGGTGTGGGTGGCGTCCTGGCGGGGCCCGATCGGACCGGGGAGGTGCAGGCGGCCGGTGCGGGCGAGGAAGACCGACGTTGCGCAGGCGACGGCGAGAACGCCGAGGACGAGGGTGGTGACGGGGTACTCGCGCGCGACCGCGGCGAGGGCGACGAGCAGCAGGCCGGCGACGACGAGTCGGGTGGCGGCTCGCTCGCGGGCGCGGCGTCGGGCGGCTCGGCCGCGGGGGCGGCGGCCGGGGCGCCGGGTCGGGCGGCGGGTGGGACGTCGGCCGGGGCGCCCTGTGGTGGCGCGTGGTCGTCGGGCTCGCGTGGTCATGCGGGTTCCTCCCCCTGTCGGTTGCCGTCGGCAGCCGTCCCGACCTCCGGGTCGACCGCCGTCGGCCCGCTCACCGGCAGGACCCCTCCCGGCCCTCCTGTGTAGCCCGAACCCGATTGCGCTGCACCGCAGTTGCAAAGGGTTGGCGCGAACGTGCCGGTGGCCGGCGGCCGGGCCCGGTGGCCGTCAGCGTTCGCGGCGGAGGAAGGTGCGGGCGCCGCGCAGGGTGGTGCGCAGGGTGCGTTGGGTGCGGGTGCTGTCCAGGCGGACGTCCAGGGCGCCCGGGGTGCCGGTGTCGGCGCGGCGGCCGGTGGGCAGTCGGGAGGCGTCCAGGGCGTCGCGCTCGGCGATCAGCACACCGAGTTCATGGCGGCTGACCGCGTCCGCCCCGGCGAGGTGGCACACCCCGGTGTGGGCGGAGGCGGTCAGTTCCAGGAGGGCCCCGGCGAGGTCGGCGACGTGCACGGGGCACCGGAACTCGTCGGTGAACAGCGCGCCCTCGCGTCGCCCGGCGGCCAGGTCGTGGACCAGTGCCTCGTGCGCGGAACCGCCGTCGCCGATGATCAGCGAGGTGCGGGCGACGACGGCCGCGGGGGCGAGCAGCCGGATCGCCGTTTCGGCGGCGGCCTTCGCGGCACCGTACGGCGTGAGCGGGTCCGGCACGGCGGATTCGTCGTAGTGGACGTCGGCACCGGAGAACACGGCGTCGCTCGACACCTGCACCAGCCGGGCCCCGTGCCGCGTGGCGGCCATGGCCAGTTGGATCGCGCCGTCGGCCGTGGTGGCCCAGTCGGTCCTGCGATACGCCGCGTTGACGACGACGTCCGGTCGGGCCGCGCCGAGCACCCGGGGGATCTGCTCGCCGCGGCGGAGGTCCAGAGGCAGCCAGCGGGCCCCGGGGACGTCGGCGGCGCGGGTCGCGAAGGTCGCCGTCACGGTGTGGCCGGCCGCCGCCGCCCGCTGGATCAGCTCGCGGCCCAGGAAGCCACTGCCGCCTACGATCAGGAGGTTCATGAAGCGTCAGGCTAGGGCGCTTCTGATGGATCTCCGTGGAAGAAGGAGCGGCGCCTGGTGCGTGCGATCGCAAGGCGCCGGGATGTCTTCATAGCGGAGCTATGGGGGCATTTCGGCAACGCCGCGAGCGTGCGTGGCAGGCGCCGCGACGCCGCGGAGATCCATCAGAAGCGCCCTAGGGCCTGGTGGTGTCCCGTGGCAGTCCGTCGCAGTCCGCGGCAGCTTCTAGCCGCTCACGCCCAGGAAGCGCAGCACCGCCAGTACGCGGCGGTGGTCGCCCTCCGCCCTGGGCAGGTCCAGCTTCGCCAGGATGTTGTTGATGTGTTTGGCCACCGCGCTTTCACTGACGACCAGTTGGACGGCGATGCCCGCGTTGGAGCGGCCCTCGGCCATCAGCGCCAGCACCTCGCGCTCGCGCTCGGTCAGGCGCCCCACCGGGTCGCTGGGGCGCCGCACCAGCAGCTGCGCCACCACCTGCGGGTCCAGGGCCGTGCCGCCGGCCGCGACCCGGCGCAGCGCCTCGATGAACTCCTCGACGTCGGCCACCCGTTGCTTGAGGAGGTAGCCGACGCCGCTGGTGTTCGTCGCGAGCAGTTCGGCGGCGTAGCGCTCCTCGACGTACTGGGACAGCATCAGGACGGCGGTGTCCGGCCACTGCTTCCGGATGACCAGCGCGGCCCGCACCCCCTCGTCGGTGAAGCCGGGCGGCATCCGGACGTCGACGACGGCGATGTCCGGGCGGTGCTCCTCCACTGCCCGCAACAGCCCTTCCGCGTCATCGGCCTCGGCCACCACCTCGAACCCGGCGGTCTCCAGGACTTTGACCACGCCGATCCTGAGCAGGACGGAGTCCTCGGCGATCACAGCGCGCTTGGCAGCGTGCACGGCAGCTCCACGGTGATGGTGGTCGGGCCCCCGCGGGGGCTGTCGATGGCGAGGGTGCCGTCCACCGAGGCCACGCGGTGCGTGAGCCCGGTCAGGCCGGTTCCCCCGGAGGGGTCCGCCCCTCCCCTGCCATCATCGACGACCCGGACCCGCAGCGTGTCACCGGCCCGTGCGACCGTCACCTCGGCGCGACTCGCCCGTGCGTGCTTGGTGACGTTCGCCAGCGCCTCGGAGACGACGAAGTAGGCCACCGCCTCCACGGCGGGCGCGGCCCGCTCGGGCACGTCGACGGCGAGTTGGACGGGCAGCGGTGCCCGGGCGGCGATGCCGGAGAGCGCCGCGTCCAGCCCGCGGTCGTCCAGGACGTGCGGGTGCAGGCCGCGTACCAGGTGGTTGAGCTCCTCCAGGGCCTCCTTCGCCTCGCGGTGCGCCTCGTCGATGACCGCTCGGGCCTCGGGCGGCAGATCGGTGAGGGTGGCCCGGGCCAGGCCCAGGTTGACCGCCAGGGACACCAGGCGCTGCTGCGCGCCGTCGTGCAGATCGCGTTCGATGCGGCGGCGCTCGGCGTCCGCGGCGGCCAGCGTCTCGGCCCGGCGTTCGGCCAGGTCCTCGACGCGCCGCGCCAACTCCTCGGCCCGGCTGGGTCCGAGCAGCCGCCGGGCGATCACCGACTCCAGGTGCAGCAGGGCACCGGTCAGGCGCGGCAGGAACGGCAGGACGACCAGCCCGACCACGCCCATCTTCCAGCCGGAGCCGTCGGACCACTGGACGAAGGCCCAGCGCCGCGGCAGCATCCAGTACCAGGCGTAGTAGGTGATGCCGCCGATGCTGCCCACCCACAGGACGAGTGCCACGGCCTCCACGGCGCCCAGCACCGGACCGGCCAGCTGGTGGTAGCCGAGATGGCGCCAGTACGCGGCGGTGCGCAGCCGGCCCCGGGCACGTCGGAAGGCGTCGGGTGCCTTCACGGGTGGGGTGTGGGGGATGTCGGTGTCCGCGTACGTCGCGAAGCGGCGGCGCTGGAGCCAGGTCACCGATGTCGCGCCGGCGGTGGCGAACAGCAACGGAGCCACCGCCACACCGGGTGCGTAGACGACGGTGAGGCTGAACCACACCCACAGCAGGAAGGCGGCACCGTGCAGCAGGACGCCGGTGGACAGGAAGGCGGCCTGTGCTGTGAGACGGGCCCGGCGGCCTGGCCGCCCCTCGGATCGGGTCATGGGTACGACGGTAAACGCCCAGGTCAGCGGGGGCTATCACGCCTGCATCCGGAACCGGGGTGAAGCTGGTGCCACCCCAAGTCGGACAGCGGTGCTACTGACTGCGGGCGGCGGGGAGCGGAGTGTTGATCGTGAGCCCGACGGACGGGTTCGCGACACCGGAAGGATCCTCCGCCGCCATGGCCCTGACCACCCCCACCCCCCTTGCGTACACGGGCCGTTGCTGCACGGGGACCCGCGTCGGCCGCGGTGGGCCCGCGCGCCCCGGCCGGGCGCGCCGCTGGCAGGGCCGCATACTCGTGGGCTCCGGGCTCGCCCTCCTGCCCTGGCTCGGCTACCTCGCGGGCACCCTGCCGCCGGTCGAGGCGACCGCCTGGGTCACCCTCGACGTGTTGGAGGCCGTCGCCCTGCTCTCGGCCGGTACCCGCCTGTGGCGCGCCGACCTCCGTCACCGCGCCCCCGCGGCCGCCGCGGCCGTCCTCCTCCTCGCCGACGTCTGCGTCGACGTCGCCACCGCCGCCCCCGGCCCGGAACTGGCCGTCGCGGCCGCGATGGCCGTCGCGGCCGAACTGCCGTTGGCCGCCCTGTGCGGGTGGCTGGCGCGACGTCGGTCCGCCTGACCCGGTGGCCGGGTGGGTGCGCGGCACGTCGCGCGAGGGCGTGGAGGTCGGGACGACGAGGTGGAGGCGCGGGGGGATGGGACACGGCGCTCGGCCGCGTCCGCCGGCGGTCAGCTCAGGGGCGTTCGGCCAGGCTGGGGACGGACGCGTCGGGGTCCGTCCGGGGGCCGGGGGCCGGCGGGTCGGTGGGAAGGCCCTCGTCGCGCAGAGTGCGGCAGACGTCCGCCAGGAGGGCGAGGTGCGGGGCGTCGCGGTCGGCCTCGGGCCAGGCGATCGCGAACGTACACGGCGGCAGGTCCGTCACGGGGAGGTAGCGGACGTCGGGCCGCGGATAGAGTTCGGCCGCGACGGCCGGCAGGAAGGCCCGGGCGCCGTCGAACGACACCGCGGACAGCAGGGATTCGACGCGGGAGACCTCGTGTGCGGTGTAGCGCACCGGGACGCCGTCCGGTCGCGGGTCGACGGACCAGAAGTCGCGTACGGCCCGGGGCACCTGCGGCGTCAGGCTCACCATGGGGCGGTCGGCGAGGTCCGCCAGGCAGACCGAGGAGCGCTGGGACAGCGGGTCGGTGCTCGATAAGCACGCCACCCGCGCCTCCGTCGTGAGCGGCTGGATGTGGAAGTCCTCGGCCACCGGCAGATAGACGAAGGCCGCGTCGATCCGGCCGGTCGCCAGGCCCGTCACCTGCTCGACCAGGTCCACCACTCGGAAGTCGATCTCCAGGGCGGGGTGTCGGGTGGTGAGGCCGGCGATGACGCGGCGGGTGGCACCGAGCGCGGTCGCGCAGTCGGTGAGTCCCACCCGGAGCCGGAGGCCGCCGCCCTCGGCCAGTGAGGACAGGGCCGCGTCGCGCAGTTCGTCCGTCGCGCCGACGATGTTCCGCACCAGCGGCAGCAGCGCGCGGCCCACCGGGGTCACCTCCACCCGCCGGCTGGTACGGGTGAACAGTCGGACGCCCAACCGGCGTTCCAGGGTGCGGATCTGGAGGCTGAGGGCGGGCTGGGTGAGGTAGAGCCGCGCCGCGGCCCGGCCGAAGTGCAGTTCCTCGGCCAGCGTCAGCAGCGACCGCAGTTGCTGAACCGACGGATCGTAGACACCGGCCATGGACGCCTTCCTCCCATTTGATCAATGGATGGCACCCCGTCATCCATCAGGCATGTTAATCGATGGATCCTTGCGTAGGGCCTTGATCCGGGGGGAAGCTGGCGTTACTTCAGCGTGCTGCGGGGGGAAATGACGCCGCTGGGGAAAAGGTGCCGATAAGTGACCACGGTTTCCTTACTCCTGCCCAAATCCACCCGCAGGCATGCGGAAGTGCTCCCGGTCGTGTTCATCCGGGAGCGACCGTCGAGCTGAATGCGGGAGATTCCGTTGCGGGAGAACGCACTTGCCGGTGTGACGGAATCACCGCGTCCAGCGCGCCGGCCTCGGTCGCGGATTACGCATCACGGGGGAAGCGGCGGCAGTTTCCAGCCCCATTCCTTTTTGTTGCGCGTACCGCTCCGCGCCGGTCGGCGGTGACGGTCACGGGGGATGCTGGCATACAGCCCTCCAGAGAGTGTCGGACGAATTGATTGAGCCCGGAACCCGGCCTGCGGTCGGGCCCGGAACGAGCAATTCATTCATCTCGGAGGAACGTTGAACGGAAAAATGATGGAGGCGTCGACCGCGACGCAGGTGTCCCAGCGTGTCCTGGAACTCCTGTATCGATATCGGCGCGTCGACGAGTCACTGGTCGAGCAGGACGGCGACACCGCGGGCGACGATCCGTGTCCGGCGTGTTTCGAGGCACACCGGGAGCGGATGGAGCACTTCATCGAGCG is a genomic window containing:
- a CDS encoding restriction endonuclease; this translates as MTTRARRPRATTGRPGRRPTRRPTRRPGRRPRGRAARRRARERAATRLVVAGLLLVALAAVAREYPVTTLVLGVLAVACATSVFLARTGRLHLPGPIGPRQDATHTLAAYHHMTGTQFEHAVADLARRDPAVRSATVSGGANDRGLDVLVVLHDGRRVAVQCKRYAEGNRVGAPAIYTANGTYRDYHRCDHAVIVTTSRFTRDAEVANASLAAPLRLIDGRGLARWAGGGRPPWA
- a CDS encoding SDR family oxidoreductase yields the protein MNLLIVGGSGFLGRELIQRAAAAGHTVTATFATRAADVPGARWLPLDLRRGEQIPRVLGAARPDVVVNAAYRRTDWATTADGAIQLAMAATRHGARLVQVSSDAVFSGADVHYDESAVPDPLTPYGAAKAAAETAIRLLAPAAVVARTSLIIGDGGSAHEALVHDLAAGRREGALFTDEFRCPVHVADLAGALLELTASAHTGVCHLAGADAVSRHELGVLIAERDALDASRLPTGRRADTGTPGALDVRLDSTRTQRTLRTTLRGARTFLRRER
- a CDS encoding response regulator, with protein sequence MIAEDSVLLRIGVVKVLETAGFEVVAEADDAEGLLRAVEEHRPDIAVVDVRMPPGFTDEGVRAALVIRKQWPDTAVLMLSQYVEERYAAELLATNTSGVGYLLKQRVADVEEFIEALRRVAAGGTALDPQVVAQLLVRRPSDPVGRLTEREREVLALMAEGRSNAGIAVQLVVSESAVAKHINNILAKLDLPRAEGDHRRVLAVLRFLGVSG
- a CDS encoding sensor histidine kinase gives rise to the protein MTRSEGRPGRRARLTAQAAFLSTGVLLHGAAFLLWVWFSLTVVYAPGVAVAPLLFATAGATSVTWLQRRRFATYADTDIPHTPPVKAPDAFRRARGRLRTAAYWRHLGYHQLAGPVLGAVEAVALVLWVGSIGGITYYAWYWMLPRRWAFVQWSDGSGWKMGVVGLVVLPFLPRLTGALLHLESVIARRLLGPSRAEELARRVEDLAERRAETLAAADAERRRIERDLHDGAQQRLVSLAVNLGLARATLTDLPPEARAVIDEAHREAKEALEELNHLVRGLHPHVLDDRGLDAALSGIAARAPLPVQLAVDVPERAAPAVEAVAYFVVSEALANVTKHARASRAEVTVARAGDTLRVRVVDDGRGGADPSGGTGLTGLTHRVASVDGTLAIDSPRGGPTTITVELPCTLPSAL
- a CDS encoding LysR family transcriptional regulator encodes the protein MAGVYDPSVQQLRSLLTLAEELHFGRAAARLYLTQPALSLQIRTLERRLGVRLFTRTSRRVEVTPVGRALLPLVRNIVGATDELRDAALSSLAEGGGLRLRVGLTDCATALGATRRVIAGLTTRHPALEIDFRVVDLVEQVTGLATGRIDAAFVYLPVAEDFHIQPLTTEARVACLSSTDPLSQRSSVCLADLADRPMVSLTPQVPRAVRDFWSVDPRPDGVPVRYTAHEVSRVESLLSAVSFDGARAFLPAVAAELYPRPDVRYLPVTDLPPCTFAIAWPEADRDAPHLALLADVCRTLRDEGLPTDPPAPGPRTDPDASVPSLAERP